From Sulfuracidifex tepidarius, one genomic window encodes:
- a CDS encoding glycosyltransferase family 2 protein — MGLSRTSVEDNFPRVSKEDVTVVLCTLNEEDAIGKVIDDLFSHGYSNILVVDGYSKDRTREIAESKGVKVVMQINSGKGGAVITAINKVDTNFIAFMDADGTYSASDLDRLLYHAPDYVEVIGKRCKRGIRTLHRFGNWVINKLFAMAFSEDVGDVLSGMYILKTEIAKKLDLRSNGFEIEVEIASQMARFGKIAYVPISYGERIGKTKLSSFRDGLKIVLYLFKMMRFQNPLVFYAIVAGIFIVPGLISLSYAFILYILTGIYHNGYALMGAILTIVGVQGTLVAGLSSMLKRIEKLLLTSNVSVK, encoded by the coding sequence CTGGGATTGAGCAGGACGTCTGTGGAAGACAATTTCCCTAGAGTGAGTAAAGAAGATGTAACTGTGGTTCTTTGTACTTTAAACGAGGAAGATGCTATAGGTAAGGTGATAGATGATCTTTTTTCTCATGGATACAGTAATATTCTGGTAGTAGATGGATATTCCAAAGACAGAACGAGGGAAATAGCTGAGTCTAAGGGAGTTAAGGTGGTGATGCAGATTAATTCAGGTAAAGGAGGAGCCGTTATAACTGCTATAAATAAGGTAGATACAAACTTCATTGCGTTTATGGACGCTGACGGCACATATTCTGCCTCAGACTTGGATAGGTTGCTTTACCACGCGCCAGATTATGTGGAAGTCATAGGAAAGAGATGTAAAAGAGGAATAAGGACTCTCCATAGATTCGGAAACTGGGTTATAAATAAATTGTTTGCAATGGCTTTTTCTGAAGACGTGGGGGATGTTCTCTCAGGAATGTATATCCTTAAAACAGAAATAGCAAAGAAACTAGATCTTAGATCTAATGGCTTTGAAATAGAGGTAGAAATTGCTTCCCAGATGGCACGTTTCGGTAAAATAGCATATGTCCCCATATCTTACGGAGAGAGAATAGGAAAGACTAAATTATCAAGTTTTAGGGATGGTTTAAAGATCGTATTGTACCTATTCAAGATGATGAGATTCCAAAATCCCTTAGTGTTTTACGCTATAGTTGCTGGAATTTTCATTGTACCAGGCTTGATATCTTTGTCATACGCTTTCATTTTATATATTTTAACAGGAATATATCATAATGGATACGCGTTGATGGGAGCTATATTGACAATAGTAGGCGTTCAAGGAACGCTCGTAGCTGGTTTATCCTCTATGCTGAAGAGAATAGAAAAGCTTCTCTTGACGTCAAATGTATCTGTTAAGTAG
- a CDS encoding glycosyltransferase family 2 protein, producing the protein MASDNSVTLSIIVINVKGKENLMPLIDSLLNSSFKDFEVIVIDDVEQKFEDKRIRLLKINEDKGIAFCRNLGIKNSVGKFILFLDNDTEVDHDTLEKFISYLIENPDSVVQLKLVRPNHVIDATGGLVDDLGYPIELNRDVEESKIDREIEVLYAKGAAMGMSRNTLNQIGLFDEIYFYGYEETDLCYRARKMGIKVIALPFGRVIHKEHGSFSKDNKGRETRLAHFLERGRLYFIFKNFDSMFLLKRVPRVLFYFFGSILKDIYGRKYHLAKTKIRAFAWFVSKFPSIIAERRNIKGVTVNEKELMKLRLIVRHGETVS; encoded by the coding sequence ATGGCTTCCGACAATAGCGTTACCTTGAGTATTATAGTTATTAATGTAAAGGGAAAGGAAAATCTAATGCCTCTTATAGATTCTCTCTTAAATTCCTCTTTCAAAGATTTCGAAGTCATAGTTATTGATGACGTAGAACAAAAATTTGAAGATAAAAGGATAAGACTGTTAAAAATAAATGAAGATAAAGGAATTGCTTTCTGCAGAAATCTAGGTATTAAGAATTCTGTAGGTAAATTTATTCTTTTTTTAGATAATGATACTGAAGTAGATCATGATACTCTGGAAAAGTTTATCTCATATCTAATAGAAAATCCTGATTCTGTAGTTCAACTTAAGTTAGTGAGGCCTAATCACGTGATAGACGCAACAGGTGGATTAGTAGATGATTTGGGATATCCTATAGAATTAAACAGGGACGTGGAAGAGTCTAAGATAGACAGGGAAATAGAAGTGCTTTATGCTAAGGGAGCTGCTATGGGAATGTCTAGGAATACCTTGAATCAAATAGGACTTTTCGACGAAATTTACTTTTACGGTTACGAAGAGACCGATCTTTGTTACAGAGCGAGAAAAATGGGGATAAAGGTGATAGCTCTTCCTTTCGGAAGGGTAATTCATAAGGAGCATGGCTCATTTTCGAAAGATAACAAGGGAAGGGAAACTAGATTAGCTCATTTTCTAGAACGCGGAAGGCTTTATTTCATATTTAAGAACTTTGACTCTATGTTTCTTTTGAAACGTGTTCCTCGCGTCTTATTCTATTTCTTTGGATCAATACTAAAGGATATATACGGAAGGAAATATCATTTGGCAAAAACTAAGATAAGGGCTTTCGCTTGGTTCGTATCAAAATTTCCTTCTATTATAGCCGAAAGGAGGAATATTAAAGGAGTCACAGTAAACGAGAAAGAACTAATGAAACTAAGGCTTATTGTAAGGCACGGGGAGACAGTTAGTTAG